Below is a genomic region from Castanea sativa cultivar Marrone di Chiusa Pesio chromosome 2, ASM4071231v1.
GGGTCTGTATCACAAGATCTCCTCCCGAAACCATAGTCCCCTATCTCCGATTGCGTCTCCCTCCACGGCCGCGTGCGGCGGTTGATATCGGCATCGACTGTGTCGCAATGGTTCTTAGAGTTCTTCTTGTTCTGCTTTCGGCGCCATTTGCTCAATTTCTTGGTGAATGCTGAAGCTGCTTCCCAAACAATGTGCTTGAAGTCCATTCCTCCATTGCGCTTATTGCTTTGCCATTCGAGATCTATGAACTCTTTCATCGTCTTAAACTCCACATTCTCGTCTTCTTGAACATTTAGAGCTTcagaaaccctaatttcttcatcttcatcttcttcttgcTGTTCTTCAATTTTCGTCCTCTTCCCTCAGCTGAGGTGTATATATATGAGTTGTTTGACAAGGAAGTGAAGCAAAGGAATGATCAGAATTGGGGGATTCTGTATCTGAATATGACCAAGAAGTACAAGATCGAGTTCTCTGGGTGTGGGTGCAATGGAATCATCGAGTTCTctggtttttttcttcttttttttttttttttttttgcagatttttttattttcatttagttccgaatttaaaaaaaaaaaaacttgcaaaatCAGTGTCTCTAAAGGAGCAGTTAACTTAAATTTATCGGAGTATcgaattaacaaaaattaaaagataaatgaTTGAATtcacaaaattgaaagttaaaggactgaaatgaaaaatggtaaaagttagaaagttaattttatatttttacctataatgtattataaactttatttaaaacattagtagtattactatttttgttctttttcttcagaATCCCaacaaaaatactattttttcttcCAACTATCCAAGGGCGGGACTGTGTAAAAATTTTCTGATTCAGTGAAGTACTGAGTACACCTTTTGTTCCGAAATCTCCGCTCTTCAGATACTTCAATTATTTCAGTCAAAAAAGATACTTCAATTATAGCTTCTTGTCAGAAATTTGCATAACATTACCTAACTTTCgtacaataaatttttacaCATGGTTCGTCACGTGGAATTTGTGAATTCCAAAAcctaacaacaaaaacaatccCTTTCATGCACTCTGTTAGTTATATGACTTTTTGAGAATAAAGTTGAATATGGTTGTTAAATAACTTAATGCATTCTTCCAAGTGAAGTCTTTGTCCGTGGATAATGCATGACACCAAACTTTGATACTCTAATTCACAAATTAGCTAGTGGAAAGTTTTTGATAATCcaccaaattaattaatgtgGTTGAAGAAAGATTTGCTATGGACAAGTCTGGTCTGTACTCTTTAGTCTTTTATCATTTTGTTTGATATATTATCGTCCTTTCCAAAAAAGAGACCCTGGCAGTGACCTAAAATCCACTAATAACATATGCTTTCTATGCTGAAATAAAGATAATATTGAAGATACCTAGTGGGACATTAATGTCACGTTACGATAATGtgagattaaaatttttagtttattttattttgtctaacattattataatttaaaattacaaaatataacaCATCATCTTAATCTTATCACATCCCTAAACAATGTAatgttgtatttttatattgagattacattaatgtaataTTACGGTGTAATGTAACATTACGGTAAACCAATCGCTCCCTAATTGTTTTTACTTCTAGATCTGTGAATAACGTGTTTAGTCCTTGGttgcaatattttatttttccaaattcCCAGTTACCACCATGTTCATgatcttctattttttactcatcatttttttatgtttatatttaaaatgagaaatagaTGATGTTTGTATATATTGTcgttatataataaaatgtgtATAAGAATTAATTAATCGATGCTGAAATTCTCAATCTATGCTGTGTTTTAGGGGCGATTAGcccttgcaagttgcaacattCTATTTAATTAGCTATTAAATGAAGGAATATCGTCCACCAACTTGTCCCAAATCTCTTTTCAattgaaggattttttttttgatgaacttttCAATTGAAGgattaatttaacaaagtttcatCTTTCAGATAATTTAGTAGAACaaactttcaaaagtttttttagGGCGTCAACTTTCCAAgataaacttttcaaaaataagaaTTCAAGAAGGGTCGGTAGTCTGTATCACGTGGCAAATTATTGAGAGGACTTTGTTTTGGTCAATGTTTAAAGTCTTGGTCAACTAAACAAGACTGAAAGGTAAGTAGTAggaaattcagcaaaaaaagaaaaagaaaaaaaaggtaagtgGGAAAAGCCAGCCAGACAGACTATGATATTTGAGCCTTATGGAAATCCTATGTATACTTTTATCCCTCCCTGTCTGTCCTTGGCTCACTCAGTCTCTTCACACTAgcaaaaatttatttggtaagTACAGCGGTATTCTCTCTTACAGATGGGTTCCATTGCCAAGGAGATAGATGCGAAGGAGCTAGAGAAAGAGTTTCTTCCATTCCTCCGTATGTACAAGGATGGTACAGTTGAGCGACTATTAGGCACTCCCTATGTGCCCCCATCCCCTCAAGACCCAGAAACTGGAGTCTCATCAAAAGACATCACCATTTCACTAGATCCCTCCATCTCTGCTCGTCTCTACCTCCCAAAACTCAACCAAACCCACCAACAAAAGCTTCCCATCTTGGTCTACTACCATGGCGGAGGCTTCTGCATTGAATCCGCCTTCTCATTTGATCACCATCGCTTCCTCAACAGTTTGGTCTCTCAAGGTCAAGTTGTTGCAGTGTCCGTTGAGTACAGGCTAGCTCCTGAGCACTTTCTCCCCAGTGCTTATGAAGATTGCTGGTCTGCACTTCAATGGGTTGCATCACACGTCAAAGATGATAAAGTTATCAACAAAGAGCCATGGTTGATGAATCATGGTGACTTTAGCCGAGTTTTTCTTGGTGGTGATAGTGCTGGTGCTAATATTGTGCATAATATGGCAATGAGAGCTGGTGTTGAGAGCTTGCATGATGGTGTTAAACTTGTAGGAGCTTTTCTTACGCACCCTTACTTCTGGGGTTCAAAACCATTACGGTCAGAGGCTAGTGAAGGACATGACAAGGCTTTGCCATGCTTGGTTTGGAACTTTGTATATCCAAATGCTCCTGGTGGTATTGATAGCCCAATGATCAATCCATTTGTTGAAACTGGAGCACCCAGCTTGGCTGTACTTGGGTGTTCTCGAGTGCTTGTGACTGTGGCTGAGAAGGATGAGCTGAGGGATAGAGGCGTTTATTACTATGAGGAATTGATAAAAAGCAAGTGGGAAGGAGAGGCTGAGTTGGTTCAAGTTGAAGGAGAGGATCATGCTTTCCATGTCTTGAATTTTGAGACTGAGAATGCAAAGACTTTGATCAAACGCTTGGCTTCTTTTCTCCTCAAGTAATATTATTGTGTACTTTCAGGAAAGTAGCTCCACTTTTAGACTGCTTTAAGACTAGAGGAGCTTTCGATGAGTGTAAGGGCATAGTGCAAAATTTAAAGAGTGTACGTTGTGAGTTGTGCACTAGCGAGTACCCTATCCAATAAGTCGAGTCCCaccatgatttttctttttggttcttgCACTTCGCTGTTTGTGCTTGAAATGATTGCTAATATGTACTACATGTTATATATGTATGCAtcggtttttatttttgttttaaatgtgaTTCTAAGGTCCTTAGCTATAATAAAAGCCCATCTATAAGTGCCTGTTGGCTCCACCATAACACTAGTTAAAAGACCAAATTTTGTGGCAAAGCCTTAGTTTCCATCGCTATTCTGGAGAACTTTTACAAATAGGAAAATTTACACATTATCTGGCAAAGCCTTTGTTGAATATTGGGCCTCCTTTTTTGCAATCAGAAGATACTTTTGAACAAGGAAATTTCCTCCCACTCTCTGTGAGTTAAGGAGCAGAAAAGTatttacaaatgaaaagattttcCTAAGGTGCCTCATGCTCAGGGCCGGCatcgcctaaggcccccaaaGGCATCCacttgtaaattttaaaaaaaaaaaatttatatatttaattaaaaaaaatttaagcatttttattggccaataaaatacattaaaaaggCTTCATTGTATCCCAAAATTATTTCAGTGCATAATTGATTGATGGGACACGTTTTCACTCTGATAGGACCCTTTTCTGCCCCTCTCTTACTGTACAAGCCATTGATGGGAGTGGGTCACGTTTATTTATTTCACTGCCCAAGCCAACCTTGGTTTTTAGTCATAGGAGTAAGACAGGCCGGGaaaatattaatacaaaatattGATACAAAATTCTGCCTTGACCATTTTCTGCTATCATGGGGACACATTTTTTGCTTTTACacttagggtgcgtttgtttcgacagtaaagcaattccggaaaatgttttcaagaaaagaaaatattttccggaaaggaaaatatttttaggtgtttggtggcattttaaaaaatactttggaaaatattttcaggtgtttggttatgatcttgaaaatattatagaaaatacattttttacttgatgctcacattttctcaacttccaatcaaatatttatcatcatttctcagtaaaatcacaaaaaaaacaaaacccaaaaaaaaaaaatcctaaaatccGAGAGAAGCGGCGCGATCGCGAAGGAGGAG
It encodes:
- the LOC142623385 gene encoding 2-hydroxyisoflavanone dehydratase-like, translating into MGSIAKEIDAKELEKEFLPFLRMYKDGTVERLLGTPYVPPSPQDPETGVSSKDITISLDPSISARLYLPKLNQTHQQKLPILVYYHGGGFCIESAFSFDHHRFLNSLVSQGQVVAVSVEYRLAPEHFLPSAYEDCWSALQWVASHVKDDKVINKEPWLMNHGDFSRVFLGGDSAGANIVHNMAMRAGVESLHDGVKLVGAFLTHPYFWGSKPLRSEASEGHDKALPCLVWNFVYPNAPGGIDSPMINPFVETGAPSLAVLGCSRVLVTVAEKDELRDRGVYYYEELIKSKWEGEAELVQVEGEDHAFHVLNFETENAKTLIKRLASFLLK